The following proteins come from a genomic window of Sesamum indicum cultivar Zhongzhi No. 13 linkage group LG10, S_indicum_v1.0, whole genome shotgun sequence:
- the LOC105171860 gene encoding vesicle-associated membrane protein 722: MGQQTLIYSFIARGTVILTEYTEFKGNFTSIASQCLQKLPASSNKFTYNCDGHTFNYLVENGFTYCVVATESAGRQLPIAFLERIKDEFNKKYSGGKKATGGANSLKKEFGPKLREQMQYCSDNPEEINKLAKVKAQVSEVKGVMMENIEKVLDRGEKIELLVDKTEDLRSQAQDFKAKGTQVRKKLWIQNMKVKLIVLAIIVVLILVIILTVCPRFKCT; encoded by the exons ATGGGTCAGCAGACGTTGATCTACAGTTTTATTGCGAGGGGGACGGTGATATTGACGGAGTACACAGAATTCAAGGGGAATTTCACCTCTATTGCATCTCAATGTTTGCAGAAGCTGCCCGCTTCAAGCAACAAATTCACTTATAATTGCGATGGGCACACCTTCAATTACCTTGTGGAGAATGGATTCA CCTATTGTGTTGTCGCAACTGAATCTGCTGGAAGGCAACTCCCTATTGCCTTTCTGGAGCGTATTAAGGATGAGTTTAACAAGAAATATTCGGGAGGGAAAAAAGCCACCGGTGGTGCCAATAGTCTCAAGAAGGAGTTTGG CCCCAAACTGAGAGAGCAAATGCAGTATTGCTCAGATAATCCTGAAGAAATTAACAAACTTGCTAAGGTCAAGGCTCAGGTTTCTGAAGTAAAGGGTGTGATGatggaaaatattgaaaag GTTCTCGACAGAGGCGAGAAGATTGAACTTCTAGTTGACAAAACTGAGGATCTCAGATCACAG GCACAGGATTTCAAGGCAAAAGGGACACAGGTGAGGAAAAAATTGTGGATTCAGAACATGAAGGTTAAGCTGATTGTGCTTGCTATTATCGTTGTTTTGATACTCGTCATCATTTTGACCGTCTGCCCTCGCTTCAAGTGTACTTGA